Part of the Anaerolineales bacterium genome, GATGCGGCGGGCGGCCGAGGAGGCCGGCGTGCGCATTGTCGCCGGCGACACCAAGGTTGTCGAGCGGGGCAAGGGCGACGGGCTTTTCATCAACACCAGTGGGCTGGGGTGGGTGCCGGCAGGGCGCGAGATTTCCGGCGGGAGAGCCCAGCCTGGGGACGCGGTGCTGCTGACCGGCACGGTCGGTGATCACGGCATCGCCGTGATGGCCGCCCGCGGTGGCATGGCGCTCGAGATCAATGTCCTTTCGGACGTGGCGCCGCTGAATCGGCTGGTCGAAGGCCTGCTGGCGGTATTCCCGGAGGTGCACGTGCTGCGCGATCCGACGCGCGGTGGAGTGGCAACGGCGCTGAACGAGATCGCCCGCCAAAGCGGCGTGGCGATCCAGCTCGTGGAGACGACAATTCCCATCAATCCGGCAGTCGAATCCGCCTGTGAGCTGCTTGGGCTGGATCCGCTGTACGTGGCCAACGAGGGCAAGGCGCTGATCTTATTGCCCGGAGCGCAAGCCCAGCCGGCGCTGGAACTCCTGCGCTCCCTGCCATACGGGGAGGGTGCCGTGCAGATTGGCACGGTGCGCCCGGCGCCGGCAGGGCGGGTGCTGATGCGGACTGGCATCGGCGGCACCCGCGTCGTCGACACCCTGTCCGGCGAGATGCTGCCGCGAATCTGCTGATTGTCATCTGACGACAT contains:
- the hypE gene encoding hydrogenase expression/formation protein HypE yields the protein SHIVAPLFFPGGDIGRLAVCGTVNDLAMVGARPLGLTAGFILEEGLPIEVLERLTESMRRAAEEAGVRIVAGDTKVVERGKGDGLFINTSGLGWVPAGREISGGRAQPGDAVLLTGTVGDHGIAVMAARGGMALEINVLSDVAPLNRLVEGLLAVFPEVHVLRDPTRGGVATALNEIARQSGVAIQLVETTIPINPAVESACELLGLDPLYVANEGKALILLPGAQAQPALELLRSLPYGEGAVQIGTVRPAPAGRVLMRTGIGGTRVVDTLSGEMLPRIC